The segment aattttattttcttttttcacagACTATCTTGTTGACCGTAATTACTGTTGTAATTATAATCCTCATTATAATTAatgattgtttaaaatattttcaaattattgaaAAGAGAAGGATTAACAAATGTTTACGCTTTTTCGAATTTACCAAATCAAATTATGGTAAAATCTTGTTTGCCTTTGGCGTTGCAGGATTGCAGTTAACAATGTGTATGGCGTCATTAAGAAAacatatgtattaattttttatgatttttttaatattttattattatttttatatgtatttcaattaatatactatttatacttttaatatatttttccccttattcaaaaacaaaaattttattttacaaacggtttataaaatagattttttatggaaattttattttataaaccaattataaattaaagattttgtttgtaaataagggattttgtattttaaataatactacagaaaaattttgttgtttttatattaataatattaatttaatactgCCACGATCAGGGTGGgtataattagtttttatattaatattgaataggtaagttttttgtaaaaaaaatgtattttatatgttttgaaaatcagataaaaaattacaaaatccaGATAGAAAAGCAATTGTGAGAAATCAAATATACACCGGTGATGCGAGATCCATTAAGCATTCTACCCGAgctatatttttagcaaaacgAAACGCAGTGAAAGAGTTAGTAACAAATTAGAGCTGATCGTCATAATCGAACCATTTTCTAGTCATTTCAGCTCGCCTAGGGATTTAGTTAAGAAAAATGATGGCAGCACGATATACTGCGTCGATTACTGGAATGCGGAATGGCTTCACCAAGAAGGACAGTTATCCGTTACTTAGAATTGATGATACTCTGGACACTCTTACTGGAACAAAGTGGTTTTGCACATAGGACTCCTAAGGTGGATAAATCTAGGCTATTTGTTGTCACCCCTTTTACTCCAACTGTGTACATCCGATATtagccaaaaatatataatatttattcgtATACGGGTGTAGGcttttatatggtcggcctcgcccgattataacttcttacttgttttatttatataatccttgaagataattatCTTTTggcatttatttaataaacttcaccaattaagaaaaccttcttaaatgtttattaacaattGATTTTTAACACTACACTGTCATATcgttttttaatactttacaaTCAGTTGTGAATCATTGAAACTCTAAAActttactatcatccggaagtaacctaaaagtgtACTCCCAGACGcgaaaactagtctatagtctagtctaaaattttatttgtcaaTAAGTAGATGTGGACCTTATATCGGTGCTAAAACGTTTTCGATACTTTTTCTCActtataaacttttgttaaatatgtacattgttCACATAAAAGTCAATGGACCAGATGGtattctagtcaataatctagtgtacagtctagtcaatagccaagtctatagtatagtagatagtcaactctatagtcaaaactgtagTGTaacctatattctagtctggtcTTGTCTATTATCTTGTCTAATACATAGTTTAGCATAgcatagcctagcctatagtctagtctataacctagtctatagtctacactacgtcaagtttacagtctagtctactgtcagtttatagtctagtctatagtctagtctgtagtctagtcaatagtctagtctatagtgtagtctatagtctagtatatagtctagtctgaagtctagtccatattctagtctatagtctagtctatagtctagtctggggTATAGGCTAGACGATAGACTGTAGTATAggctagacgatagactagactatatactgaaatactatagtctagtctatagtctagactagactatagactagactgtagaaaagactaaagactagactatagactaaactatagactaaactatagactagactatagtctagtctatagactagactatagtctagtctatagtctagtctatagtctagtctatagtctagtctatagtctagtctatagtctagtNNNNNNNNNNNNNNNNNNNNNNNNNNNNNNNNNNNNNNNNNNNNNNNNNNNNNNNNNNNNNNNNNNNNNNNNNNNNNNNNNNNNNNNNNNNNNNNNNNNNgactagactatagactagactatagactagactatagactagactatagactagactatagactagactatagactagactatagactaggctatagactagactatgatgattaagaatgataaaataataaaaaagcaaaaatttctaaaaataaaacaaataattgacgCTTAAAAAGCGCATAGAATGCAAAGTAAGTATGAAAAGTACGTAATGCATTAACGCGTAGTGTGGACGAATACACATAAAGCACTGGCAATAAGAATTACACAAACAACTTTGTATTATTAGTTTAAGTGGTTTTGTTTTGTTCACAGTGTACATGTGCACAAGTGCAACAACGCATTGCGTTTAATTTGCTGGTAAACAACGACACCGATGATGACGTCAATCAtcaataaagattttgtttttgtgcaaatcaatttttttgtttgtaatacatTTATCTTTAAATGTATTGATGTGTGCTCTTCCATAAGGAACTAACCCTGctctatagtatttttttacacaCTTAAGcacttacatatatgtattatagtaaataatatttgttatttaacttACATTGAATGATATTGGGTTGTTGACGGCACCCATCTCTAAGCCATTATAAAATGGTTTATCATTTGGTATAACAACTATTTCCGGAATTTCTAAATATGTTTGAAACTGATCAAACAATGGTGTTGACTCCATTTTAAAATCACGTTCTAAaagaagaaacaaacaaaaatgtatacaattaatatgttttttgacaaattggttttaaaataaTCTGCTTGCTAACATCTGGAATATTCTGGAATTGCCCTTACAGCCACTATTTCAATTTATGGTGAAATTCTTGCTTCAGAATTACGACTGCGGTTAAATGCAATGTTTtgcttttttgcaaatttatatcATGATACAAATTAAttgatattaatgtttttgcattgaaattattttttgtttgttttctttttttgtattattaaacatttcttttataaaacttaagttattaaattaaacaaataatgtatACAAaccaataatttaatattttattgttctgTTTGTTGTATGACCACACGCTTCAAGTTATCAATTGTTTGTGACTAATTACTCAACTTCCAAACAATAAATCTCTATGTAATATATATGTTAAACATCGTCAGAGAGTAAAATTTACTTCAAAGTTAAACATCGGCAGAGAGTAAAATTTACCTTTCTCACTAACACTATCTAATTTTAAGTTTCTGCATTACCCAGTAGTTCGGCAAAGAGTCAATGCCTCACTGTCAAGACAATGATTTCCATTTACGTCTAAACACCTGGTTGGCTCTAATTCATCACggataaactctttgtaaactaGGCAGAAGACAATTGTCACTTTTGGGTGTCCTTTGTAAGCAATAGAGTGGACACTTAGGAAACATACTTAAGCTTTAGTCTAATTTTAAGTTTCTGCATTaaccagcagttcgacaaacaGTCAATGCCATTTATGTCTATTTCATCACAGATATACTCTTTGTAAACTACGCTGAAGACAATTGTCACTTTAGTATGTTCTTTGTAAACAATAGAGTGGACAgttgaaaaataaacttaaatctaATTTTAAGTTTCTGCATTaaccagcagttcgacaaagagtcaatgccgCACTGTCAAGATAGTGATTTCCATTTACCTCTAATCACCTGCATTGCTCTATTTTGTCACGGATATATTCTTTGTAAACTAGGCTAAAGACAATTGTCACTTTTGCGTGTCCTTTGTAAGCAATCGAGTGGACACTTGGAAAACAAACTTTAGGGTTTTGCTGTCTCTTCGTATTCTATGGATACTCGTTGGCTAATGGTAAACTAAAATGGTTTAAATAGATAATTCGGGACTATCCCACAGGACTGCTGGGTAATTTCactatgtatataatatacgtatgagtaatatattaaaaaacttttaataatatacTATACAACCCTTTAATGGTTTAATCATGAAACGAGCACCAAACAGAAATcagtaaaagttaaaaagttgAAGAGAACGTGTGATTAACAAAGTccgtattattttctttattgtttaatattaaaaaatttaatgtgtgAATTTAATGCTAGATAAAAgcttatatatattattatttctaatgTTCTACAAAAAGatgttatagattttttaattattttactatatactaatatacatacatacatacatacaaaactcCCACTTCCACAATTAGAATTGTAAAAATACTTATTGCTTGAgtggaatttttaattttcctctactagacaaatcaataaaatacaCGATACTACATAAATGCAGACTATACTTGCCAATTTTATAATTAGCAAATGTTAagcataattaatatttaatatagacACTGTGCGAAAATCGTTTTTAAATGAGTGATCAATGAATTTCATACACAATGCTGACTGGGTAACAAACCAAGTAGCGGGAACTTGCAGTTTTActgataaacaaaataataataagttgTTGTATTAAAGCTTTACTGAGagcttttgtaatttttttttttaataataaatgcaaAAGCCAAAAAAAAGCGAATGAGAATAAAGAATATACCGGCAAATTTACATACAAAGAGAGAGGAACAGGTAGACAAATAAcgaaattgatacaatccgttgtcaatGAGTGAGTTTACCGCTTTTGTTAACagttagacaacggatgtgtataatatttacatttctaCAACGTATTGTTGCAATTTTGAGAAAGTCACGTTGTCCGACAACACAGTGTtgtcatgtatgtatgtatgtatgtatgtatgtatgtatgtatgtatgtatatatgtatgtatgtatgtatgtatgtatgtatgtatgtatgtatgtatgtacgtatgtatgtatgtatgaatgtatgtatatacttgacaacagatgttattgaaaaattataaacactttggtgttagtctaaagactagtgcAGTCTTAAGTCTGTtctctagtgtagtctagtctattgaccagtctaatctataatctgatctatagtctaatatatagtctagtctatagtctaatatatagtctagtctatagtctaatatatagtgtagtctatattctagtctataggctagtatatagtatagtctatagtctagtctatagtctagtctatagtctagtctatagtctagtctatagtctagtctatagtctagtctttagtctagtctatagtctagtcNNNNNNNNNNNNNNNNNNNNNNNNNNNNNNNNNNNNNNNNNNNNNNNNNNNNNNNNNNNNNNNNNNNNNNNNNNNNNNNNNNNNNNNNNNNNNNNNNNNNctatctatctatctatctatctatctatctatctatctatctatctatctatctatctatctatctatctatctatctatctatctatctatctatttatctacatttaaaaagtttattttttttctttcagttgTCAACAACTCCCTGCAGCAGGTGCGTGAAATGGCTTCACTCTATCAAATGCATCGTACTGGACCTCATATCAAGAAACGTCCACCACGCCAGCCATTGGATGGCAAACCCTTTGCCAAGGGTGTTGTACTCAAGACACTTATCAAAAAGCCGAAAAAACCTAATTCAGCCAATCGTAAGTGCGTACTAGTGCGTCTATCTACGGGTAAAGAAATGGTCGCTTATATACCCGGCATTGGTCATAATTTACAAGAACACAATATCGTTTTGTGTCGTGTGGGCCGTGTACAAGATACACCCGGTGTGAAGCTAAAATGTGTAAGAGGTGTCTATGATTTAAatcatgtaataaaaaaataaataaaattaaaaaaattctttgtaaaacagaaaataaataaaattttgcaattggTCATTtatttcgaaaagaaaactcaaaaaggaTTTATGCTCATTTGTAAGATTATAATATGTTCCagcattattatttatttgtgtgcACTTGCCACTGGTTTGTagaaagatatttaatattctttCCTTTTCAAATTTTCGTAATCTTAAGTCAACAACttcatttttagcaaaaaatagtCTTCTTTTGTGtaaatacacaattttccacaaaaagtctttatttcttttcattgtCTACTattatcctttttttttttttgcttattttaataaccaaacaGGATTTAAGACGTATTTTTACGCTttagtgttttttctttttgaattttaatctTCAACAAACCAAATCTTTATAATATGATGTGGCTTTATCAATAATTtacttcatttcattttttgcaTCCTCATTATTCACATAAATGAGTTGTTTTGTCAAAGGATCTCCTCTGTCTCGCCCATACGCCTTTTTTCACAGCCATAATGATTACGTCTTGTGTTACATGTCATTTCGTAGGAATCACAACAAGCATTAGGACAAAAAGAAAAGGGGATTTACTTGTTTTGACTCAGCACAATAATCACAATACAAGTAATGTCTAAGAGTAGTATTCAACGGAAGATTGAAATGATTTTCGAATAACGTTtagtgcaaatttttaaataatagttttgaaactggtaatttgtaattgtattaaattggtTTTGATAATTACGAAAGTAATTAATATAGATGTCTAGCtatgattattttaatttagtagaGATatttgatagattgatagatagatagatatatagatagatagatagatagatagatagatagatagatagatagatagatagatagatagatagatagatagatagatagaNNNNNNNNNNNNNNNNNNNNNNNNNNNNNNNNNNNNNNNNNNNNNNNNNNNNNNNNNNNNNNNNNNNNNNNNNNNNNNNNNNNNNNNNNNNNNNNNNNNNgatagatagatagatagatagatagatagatagatatatagatatatagatatatagatatatagatatatagatatatagatatatagatatatagatagatagataaatagatagatgttatgttaaatttataaaattttatttattaatttgaaatgttgaaTTAAAGGAAACTAAAGAACTTTagatatcaaaaaattttaattttgtttatttatttcatattaacttttctattattattattttattttttgattgttTGACAACTTAAACTTCTGATAAAAttgaattgtaaaaaaacaattgtaacttatttttttttaataattaaagtgTTCTGTAATTGTACAACCATGTCGTCAACATTAGCTCCAGCGATTTCCGTTGGATTAACGGCAGCAACATTTGAATCTTTATGCTTAGTACTTTTAGCAACCGATTTTGGTGTAGTTTTATCAGCAGCAACGTCAGACGATTCACTTTTAATTGGTGTATTTGTGGAACTTTTCTGTTCTGACGTTTTAAATGATGTAGTACTACGACGACTTGcctcaaatttcattaaacatgATCTCAATTTtccgtatttttttataaatgctaCAATATCGTCAAGACAAGATACACatacaaatacttttttacattttattggtcccagttctatgttaaaaatttccttaattttttcGCTTGATACTATGtctattaataaacaattatcctgattatttttagaacaaaatgtACAGTTTTTATCATCCATTTTATTGAATCTaagaaagaagaagaaataaataaaaatcttgttaaagtatttaatataatGTGATGACGAATAGAATATTGCtaaatcggttcatatttgtCAATTGAACGGGTGAATTATAAAATGTACAAAGACTAgatcaggcatggaaaatttaaattttgaaataatactaACTGATCACAAATATGGTACTTTTAAGGtttaaaagtactaaattaaTACGCCTTTGGACTACGGACTagatttgactagactatagactagaaaatagactagactatagactagactatagactagactatagactagactatagactagactatagactagactataaactagactatagactagactatagactagacNNNNNNNNNNNNNNNNNNNNNNNNNNNNNNNNNNNNNNNNNNNNNNNNNNNNNNNNNNNNNNNNNNNNNNNNNNNNNNNNNNNNNNNNNNNNNNNNNNNNatagatagatagatagatagatagatagatagatagatagatagatagatagatagatagatagatagatagatagatagatagatagataaatagatagataaatatgtaGTTAGTTAACGGAATTCGTGCTCGCAAACAATCTTTTAAcaaattagaattttatttattgtcacAAACAGTTATTtgatttgtaaacaaaacttgGCTCCTCTATAAAATGTCAACTCATCATTGTCATCATCTCACAGCCAGCTGTATTTAATATCACATTTAGGATCCCTACTCTTACTAGTTGTGTGTGGCCATCACACTTCAGAAGCATGTCTGGCAGACGCCAATCAATTTCCAGCATTTCTTTACCGCAAAATGGAAACATGCGACAAATAAAATGCGTAGCGCTTATTAATACTCAACGAACGGTAAAGGCAGGTGCTTTTATTTCAATAGATTTTTCTCAATCAAATTTTTTGAACGCCCTTTAAATGTTATTGAACATTAAAAAGTACTATGAGTTggcaaatttttctatttgtaaaGGTTTTCTAAACTTCATTATTGGTGTGGAGAAGctattaagatatttttttaattttcactaaaCAATATGATATTCATTGATTGTTTGGAAGTGTGTCTAGCACGATTAACGGTTTGTGTTTGATTTGCAATAGGTGAtcgtaagtttttgtttaatattataaccgATAGAACAGCTACCGGTTTAACAATAACCGGAGTTTAAGATTATGATtctaagttttattattaaacttgGAACcataatttgaataaattttattctctttGGATTGCTCGGAAACTGTTAAGATCTCGATTACCAAATAGTCGAAATAGTTAACTCACATTTAAAGATTTCACTTTCTGGCCAATACCGCTTTAGATAGAACAGAATCTGTTTAGATAGATCAGAGTCCATTCATAtagaatataaatgtttatatacattAGTATCTATTTAGAAGGATTGGaattgtttaagataaacaagtAATTCTTGAGATGGACAAGAGTTCGTTATGTTTAGATTAATTAAAGTTTGCTTAGACAGACTAGAGTTTCTTTAGTCACACTAGAGTCATTTTAAGCAGACCATAGCCTGTTTAGATAAGCAGACCATAGTCTGTTtaggcagactatagtctgttaaAACATACCAGAGTCTGTTAAGTCAGAACAGATTCTGTTAAGACAGACCAGATTCTGTTAAGACAGACCAGAGTCTGTTTAGTCAGATTGGAGTCTGTTTAGTCAGATCATAGTCTATTTAGATATACTGGAGTTTCTGTAGACAGATCAGAGCCTGTTTAGATAAGCAGACCATTGTCTGTTTAGGCAGATTATAGCCTGTGAAGACATACCAGACAGACCAGTGTCTATTTAGGCAGATTAGAGTCGATCAGattctataaatagagaaacAAAGTCTCTTTAAGCAGATTGGAGTCTAATTTGCCTGGCCAGAGTCTGTTTATATAGAAGAGAATCTCCTTAGACAGATCATAATTTGTTTGAACAGATCAGAGTGTGTTTAAATTGATTAGAGTCTGTTGACAGATATTCTAGACTGTTTAGACAAATCAGTGTCTGTTTAGGCAAATTAGAGTCTGCTTAGGTTGGCCAGATTCTATTAAGAGAGAACAAAGTCTTTTTGAGCAGATTACAGTCTAATTTGTCAGGCCAGAGTGTGTTTATATAGAACAGAATCTTCTTAGACAGATCATAACCTGTTTGAACAGATCAGAgtctatttaaatttataatagtcTGTTTGAACAGATCACAGTATGTTTGAAGAGATCAAAGTCTGTTGGAACAGATCAGAGTCTGTTTGAGTAAAATGCAACATCCACGTCCTTTacatttgatttcttttaaagtaCAGCAACTGTTCCTATTATTTTGGTCCacataaacatatttcaaaaacaatattaattttacaacaaaaaaactattgttttatatttgacAATAACAAACCCCTAAAACTATCGCCAAAAATCAggtgttttacattttttaaatctttatttttcactttCCCATTTTCTATGTTAAtctctaaaaatattaaaaccaaaACCGTCAAAAATTAACCTTTTCAAGCcagagtttttaaattaatttttaggtCTTGATATGGACTAGATCAATTTCACatgcaaatatttcattaatctCTGTGCGGTTATTTAAgttgtcaaaaaataaaattcacattttagttttgtttttttttatactttattccttttgtattctatttttttgttattgtccaTTTGTTTTAAGTCGTAACAATAGAAAAAGTACATACGAAgggattataaaatatttttgttgttttaaaactaaaagactTTGTTTACACAATGGGTGgtcatttgaaatttgtatagaaatgtCAAACATGTGTGAACGTTTTGTAAGATAATGAACATACATAGTGTGGAATATGTTGCAGTGAAtcagaaatataaatattttatatgatttttacatttccaaaaaaaaaagttgaatcAATTTGCCAAATATCTTATAATAAATATGGATCTGTGGGAACATAGCAATGACGTTATTTGATGATATTCGATTGCAACTTTTGTGACAAACATGGAGATCATTAATATTTTCAGGTGTCCATACCAGAATAATATCACTGTAATATCACTCTATATAATCGCAACATGTGTTCCgcgaaactttttcttaaatgttttatgtagGTACGACATCCGTTCGGTATCATGCGATGGCACCTCTATCGATATCGTTCAGAGGTGCCGTATTCGAGGATTGATCTAACAGATCTTGAACATAACAAAGAAAGGCTTCACTAAACTGTCTCGTAGTAGCTTGGTGaaacctccaccttggtgttattgcaatcccggatATCGAAGGTGTTTGCCAATAACTCTAGATtagccgggactataaattggctacagtctactgcctggcttagtccttgcattaattgaaaagaggtcgaaccagagcaccacataatttGGTCTTACGGTTGGCCAGTTGCCGCAGGACAATGTTCTGGTTGGCCAGTTGGATGAGGTTCCTTTGGGATCCACttagtggctgtggttaaaacccaaatCGCGGGAAGAGGGTTTTAACGTTGAATATGATTTTCATGATACATTTTCCTAGATGCTACAGCCGTACGAATGGATTTGAGCTAATAATGAAAAGATGTTAGGTAGAGTTTTCTGAAGTTTCTGATGTTTTCTGACGTCTACTTGCATTCTATGGAGAGAGGGCAAGGTCACTGCCCTCTCTTTGATTTATTTAGCAATTTTCCTACTTGGCTGTGTAtatgctcaacttatcacagtgggtctttgtgagtactgaaataaagtctagtcaattaatatgatccgtCCCTTCCGTCccttctaggtgctgttgctgaaacaacagagccatagtagtgtggttgggtGACATTATTTCGGGGTAGATTGAGCTACTGCCTGtaggccatcccatctgcgtggttgtaaaagGATATGGTGCTTTTG is part of the Lucilia cuprina isolate Lc7/37 chromosome 3, ASM2204524v1, whole genome shotgun sequence genome and harbors:
- the LOC111689558 gene encoding 40S ribosomal protein S12, mitochondrial, producing the protein MIVNNSLQQVREMASLYQMHRTGPHIKKRPPRQPLDGKPFAKGVVLKTLIKKPKKPNSANRKCVLVRLSTGKEMVAYIPGIGHNLQEHNIVLCRVGRVQDTPGVKLKCVRGVYDLNHVIKK